The nucleotide sequence GTGGGGAGCGTGCAGGGCATCATCGTGGACGCCTCCGCCACCGGGCAGACCTATTTTGTAGAACCCGCCGCCGTCACGCAGCTCAACAACGAACTGACCCGCCTGATTCTGGACGAGGAAGCCGAGGTGCGCCGGATTCTGACCGAGCTGTCGGCCCTGCTCGCCCAGGACAGCGCCGTGCCGATGACCCTGAGCACGATCGGCGAACTGGACCTGATTGCGAGCAAGGCCAAACTCGCCCGCGACTGGCGCCTCAACCGCCCCGAGGCCTTGGCAGACGGCCTGTACGACCTGCGCGGAGCCAGGCATCCCCTCATCGAAAACCCCGTCGCCAACGACATCAACTTGGGCGAAACCAAACTGCTGCTGATTACCGGCCCCAACATGGGCGGCAAGACGGCGACCCTCAAGACGCTGGGCCTCGCCGTGCTGATGCATCAGTGCGGGCTGTACGTGGCGGCGGATTCGGCGCGGCTGCCCGTGGTGCGTGACGTGCTGGTGGACATCGGCGACGAGCAGAGCATCGAGGCGAGCCTGTCCACCTTCGCCAGTCACCTCAAGCACCTGCGCTATGTGCTGCGGCACGCGGCCCCCGACACGCTGGTGCTGGTGGACGAACTCGGCAGCGGCACCGACCCCGACGAGGGCGCGGCGCTGGCTCAGGCGCTCATTGAAACCCTGTTGCAGCAGGACGCACGCGGCATCATCACGTCGCACCTGTCGCCGCTCAAGCTGTTCGCGCTGGAAACGCCGGGCCTGAAAAACGCCAGCATGGGCTTCGAGGTCACGACGCTCGCGCCCACCTACCACCTTCAGGTCGGGCAGCCGGGCCGCTCCTACGCGCTGGCGATTGCCAACCGCATGGGCCTGCCGCGTGACGTGCTGGCCCGCGCCGGGGAACTGCTGGGGCCGGAAGCGGGGCTGATGGAACGGATGCTGGGCGAACTGGAACGCGAACGGCGCGAACTGGGCGAGCAACTCGAAACCGCCGCCGCCGCCCGCCGTGACGCCGAGGCCGAGCTGGGCCGGGTGCGGCACGAACGCGAGACCCTGGAAAGCCGCCGCAATGAAATGATGGCCGAGGCCGCGCAGAAGGCCGAGAGCCTGTACGCCGACGCGGTGGAGCGCGTCCGCACCCTCCGCGCCCGCGCCCAGGAAGAAAGCGCTCGCCCCCGCGTGATGCAGGAACTGCGCGAGCTGCGGGTGCAGGCGCAAAAGGCCCGCCCTGTCCCCCCCAAGCGTGAGGAACGCGGCGACCCCATCCGGGTGGGCAACAAGGTGGACGTGCCCGCCTACGGTGCCCAGGGACAGGTGCTGGAAATGCGCGGCGACGACCTCGTGGTGCAGCTCGGCCTGATGAAGGTGGGCGTCAAACGCCGTGACGTGCGCCTCGTGCCCGAAGCCAAGGTCAAGGCCCCCAAGCCGAGCTTCGTCGGCAGCGCCCCCAGCCGCTTCGACAACGAACTGCAACTGCGCGGCCTGAGCGTGGAAGCGGCGGTGGAGGAACTTCGCGCCGCCATCGCCGAGGCGCGGGCGCTGAAAGAATCGCCGCTGCGGGTCGTTCACGGCAAGGGCATGGGCGTGCTGCGCCGCACCCTGCGCGACTACCTCAAGACCGACAAAAATGTGGAGTCTTTCCACGACGCCGAGGCCAACCAGGGCGGGCACGGCGTCACGATTGTGAACGTGAAGCGGTGAGGGTGGCTCCTCTACTCCACGCCCCCACCTCCCGCATGGAGTAGCTCCCGGCGCACGCTGAGGGGCATGACCTTCTCCTCTGCTGCCGCGCCTGTCAAGCTCTGGAACAAAAACTTCGTGCTGTGGTGGCTAGAGCATTTGACAAAAAGACGCAACGTCTTTTTGGCGAGCGGAGCGAGTGCAAAACACTGAGCAGGGCGGAGAATGGAGTGATGCGGGGTGCCGTTCCGCGCATCACGTAATTCGGAGAACTGCTCTAGGAAGTGCCCAGAGTGCCTTCGGGACAGCGCTCGCAGGCATTGCCACCAGTTTTCTGGTTCTGCACCAGACGGGCAGCGCCTCGGCGATGGGGCTGAATCTGGCGCTCGCGATGCTGCCCGCGCTGCTGCAGCCGTTCCTGGGGGCGTGGGTGGACCGCATTCCGCTCAAAATCCCGCTGGTCGCGGGGAACGTCCTGCGCGTCCTGCTGCAACTGGGCGTCGGCTTCTGGGCGCTGCGGGGCCACCTGCCCACCGAAATCATCTACGCCGCCTCGTTCCTGATACGGATTCCGATTGAATCTGGTCGTTTCAGATTCAATCCGAGCGGATGCGAGTAGGAAAAAATACGGATTCCGCGATATGGATGCACAGGCGGCGCTTTCCCGACTGTGCAGGAATTAAGCGGAATCCGTATGACAGGGCTGGTGGGGGCTTTCTATGCGCCTGCCACGCAGGGCATGGTGGCGCGGCTGGTGCCCGCCGGGGAGCTGGAACGCGCCACGGGGCTGATGCAGGGGGCCACCCAGACCATGACCATGCTGGGCCTGGTCGCGGGCGGGTTTCTGGTCGCCACGCTGGGCCGCGCCCAGACGCTGATGCTCGACGGCCTGAGTTTTCTCGTGTTCGCCGGGGTGCTGCTGCTGGTGCAGTTGCCCGCCCGTGCGTCCCACGCCGCCGACGAACGGTACTGGGACACCTTCAAGGCCGGGGTGCGTTACGTGCGCGGCAGCACTCTGCTGATGGGCCTGCCGCTGCTCTCTCTGCTGGTCAACGCCTCTTTTGCTCCCATAGACATGCTGTTGCCCAAGAGGATGCTGAGCCTGGGCGCAGGCGAACGCGGCTACGGCCTCTTTTTCGGGCTGCTGCTGGCAGGCGCGGCAGGCGGCAGCTTTCTGGTGGCTGGGCTGGGGCAGCGGGTCAACGCCCG is from Deinococcus wulumuqiensis R12 and encodes:
- a CDS encoding MFS transporter, with the protein product MTGLVGAFYAPATQGMVARLVPAGELERATGLMQGATQTMTMLGLVAGGFLVATLGRAQTLMLDGLSFLVFAGVLLLVQLPARASHAADERYWDTFKAGVRYVRGSTLLMGLPLLSLLVNASFAPIDMLLPKRMLSLGAGERGYGLFFGLLLAGAAGGSFLVAGLGQRVNARAASVAGMTVMGLAVLALAFTQTAVQMYVLAVCMGLGNAFCNMGIGVIFQKRVAPEYFGRVGSLLGMVGMAGMPLTLLALTPFADRLSINSIFAVCGIVTVLGALAWVGILRRDAETGEVSA
- a CDS encoding endonuclease MutS2 → MAFDSRALSALDFPRITAALADRASTTLGRERALALRPSDDAYRIAQELDEVEDALFGVSLSLGGIHDIRELHARAGEGRVLSGQDLLNAAYSLDGAMTVKRAIEANSRGPLRDVGQGLGDHSELVRRVLQSLDREGQVRDDASPRLRDLRKRIEPLRGRIRDKLTQTLEQWSEVLQEHLVTIRRDRYVLPVLASRVGSVQGIIVDASATGQTYFVEPAAVTQLNNELTRLILDEEAEVRRILTELSALLAQDSAVPMTLSTIGELDLIASKAKLARDWRLNRPEALADGLYDLRGARHPLIENPVANDINLGETKLLLITGPNMGGKTATLKTLGLAVLMHQCGLYVAADSARLPVVRDVLVDIGDEQSIEASLSTFASHLKHLRYVLRHAAPDTLVLVDELGSGTDPDEGAALAQALIETLLQQDARGIITSHLSPLKLFALETPGLKNASMGFEVTTLAPTYHLQVGQPGRSYALAIANRMGLPRDVLARAGELLGPEAGLMERMLGELERERRELGEQLETAAAARRDAEAELGRVRHERETLESRRNEMMAEAAQKAESLYADAVERVRTLRARAQEESARPRVMQELRELRVQAQKARPVPPKREERGDPIRVGNKVDVPAYGAQGQVLEMRGDDLVVQLGLMKVGVKRRDVRLVPEAKVKAPKPSFVGSAPSRFDNELQLRGLSVEAAVEELRAAIAEARALKESPLRVVHGKGMGVLRRTLRDYLKTDKNVESFHDAEANQGGHGVTIVNVKR